One part of the Malus sylvestris chromosome 2, drMalSylv7.2, whole genome shotgun sequence genome encodes these proteins:
- the LOC126599883 gene encoding protein IN CHLOROPLAST ATPASE BIOGENESIS, chloroplastic-like encodes MKVCGGLVCGGSRATALPTVLLRHGRARPRCSYSSVTHDHVSFIKEVASTQPPQHLSQLLRMLKTRGESIVSPGAKEGLIPLAIPLARNSSGAVTALLRWPTAPAGMDMPVVEVRKHGVWLLAKNVDQFIHRILAEEDAKNSEERNEELFQASADVGEKLYTKGDFAKSQISKLDFYLLRKVGLFPDVLERKVKWHFEEGDYVSALVTGEFYTKKEHFPGFARPYVFNAEVLLKVGRTVEAKDAARGALKSPWWTLGCSYQEVANIAQWEDEQIEYIKEKVTEEGRQADLKKGKAPAQVALDEAAFLLDLASIDGTWDDYVWQVADRYKEAGLQDIAGFILYRD; translated from the exons ATGAAAGTTTGCGGCGGATTGGTGTGCGGAGGCTCTCGCGCCACCGCTCTGCCCACTGTGCTTCTTCGGCACGGCAGAGCTCGGCCGCGCTGCTCTTATTCCTCTGTCACGCACG ACCATGTGTCTTTCATCAAGGAGGTTGCTTCCACTCAGCCGCCGCAGCATTTGAGCCAGTTGCTGAGAATGCTCAAGACAAGAG GTGAATCTATTGTTTCTCCGGGAGCCAAGGAAGGGCTAATCCCCCTTGCCATACCACTTGCGAGAAACAGCTCAG GTGCTGTAACTGCACTGCTCCGGTGGCCTACAGCTCCGGCAGG TATGGACATGCCAGTCGTTGAGGTCAGGAAGCATGGGGTGTGGCTTTTAGCCAAGAAT GTGGACCAATTTATTCACAGAATCCTAGCTGAAGAAGATGCTAAGAACTCTGAAGAAAGAAATGAAGAGCTCTTTCAAGCTTCTGCTGATGTTGGGGAGAAACTTTATACGAAGGGTGACTTTGCAAAGTCGCAGATTTCAAAACTAGATTTCTACCTTTTAAGAAAA GTTGGTTTATTTCCAGATGTCTTGGAGCGCAAAGTGAAGTGGCATTTTGAGGAAGGGGACTAT GTTTCAGCCTTGGTGACGGGAGAGTTCTATACGAAGAAGGAACATTTTCCTGGTTTTGCACGGCCTTACGTATTCAATGCTGAGGTTTTGCTGAA GGTCGGGCGTACTGTTGAAGCTAAAGACGCCGCTAGGGGAGCTCTAAAATCACCATGGTGGACACTGGGTTGCAGCTATCAG GAAGTTGCTAATATAGCGCAATGGGAGGACGAGCAAATAGAGTACATTAAGGAGAAGGTGACAGAGGAGGGAAGGCAGGCGGATCTTAAAAAGGGAAAGGCCCCTGCGCAG GTTGCATTGGATGAAGCAGCATTTTTGCTGGATCTAGCTTCCATTGACGGGACTTGGGATGACTATGTCTGGCAGGTTGCTGATCGATATAAAGAGGCGGGCCTCCAGGATATTGCAGGATTCATATTATACAGAGATTGA
- the LOC126599869 gene encoding filament-like plant protein 7 has product MDHKPWLWMKKSADKTNSAAAEGDKVNVSVKGNGEEVEALQAEKAELENNLKALSDKLASALSECNSKDALVKKHAKTAQDAVQGWEKVEADAGFLKHELDKSFQVRAAGEERIAQLDGALKDCMQQLRFVREEQEQRVHEAMMKASREFEKSKMALEEKLAETTRRLSKIGAENTHLSNALLVKDKLIEDLRKQLTQVEADFNALTLRLESTEKHNASLKYEVRVLEKELEIRNEEREFNRRIADASHKQNLEGAKKIAKLESECQRLRLLVRKRLPGPAALAKMKNEVEMLGRDSVGMGRRKLNDSTVDNFPETPSKKVNILTEQLYAMEEENQTLKEAFNKKINELQFSRNMYARVASKLSQSETPLEESLKGQATMESMRSNLLSQEVSVASMSDIGSDDKVSCADSWASALITELEHFRAEKQKGSLTNKTVGASDINLMDDFVEMEKLAVVSADKQSAGSPVSSVQAFARPLESEYSSELVGSQMVPILDGESGFSLSNRETRFNNIVNGKAPHWVEDVVKLVMEHNHVAGRNPEQILKDLRIALACTEDPKPGEFVNARTNRSHLDALNPSSVKSCTSWKGSDKSLVNDSPRGVSDVDISNPQKSNPQFQPDLSKSLCKLIELIEGIHVPSPDYNPENGSRKDGNVSTFKNSENAGYMVRVFQWKASELGDLLQRFVHACYDLLNGKAGLEKFAKELTAALDWILNHCFSLQDVSSMKDAIKKEFDWDDTRSETEGEVGAVGHLSNGHIIQIEELQANLVKENRKLKNELVNLESARRELEGRLQSASDKSEYLMNQLKESEKAIASLRTELQCLRESKEIVEDHFKNHKMMNEDLETQLTEARVELNEALQKFSSLEVHLQNKHNCCAELEATCLELQLQLDSVKKSPNSNLNQEERKTQNDWEVAAASEKLAECQETILNLGKQLKAMASPREAALFDKVITNPSDTDTSTAKAASQTPHRNSNQRSSLLDKMLAEDGACVKDFTSPMTKEVGSNSTSTFGPNILVLNSKYQDDNAAVGSLAIVPSKKRGGGSLWRKLVWRKKKVLFVSHMYLEIIRI; this is encoded by the exons ATGGACCACAAGCCATGGCTTTGGATGAAGAAATCTGCAGATAAAACCAATTCAGCAGCAGCAGAAGGAGACAAAGTCAATGTCTCAGTCAAAGGAAATGGAGAGGAG GTAGAAGCACTTCAGGCTGAGAAGGCAGAACTGGAGAACAACCTGAAAGCTCTAAGCGATAAGCTTGCTTCAGCTCTCTCTGAATGTAACAGTAAAGATGCACTTGTGAAAAAACATGCCAAAACGGCACAGGATGCTGTTCAAG GCTGGGAGAAGGTGGAAGCAGATGCGGGGTTTCTGAAGCATGAATTAGATAAATCTTTCCAAGTCAGAGCAGCTGGTGAAGAAAGAATAGCTCAATTGGATGGAGCCCTCAAGGACTGCATGCAGCAGCTACGATTTGTTCGAGAAGAGCAGGAGCAAAGGGTTCACGAGGCTATGATGAAGGCATCAAGAGAATTCGAGAAATCCAAGATGGCGTTGGAGGAGAAGTTAGCAGAGACTACTAGAAGGCTTTCTAAAATCGGTGCTGAAAACACCCATCTTAGTAACGCTCTTTTAGTGAAGGATAAGTTGATAGAAGATTTAAGAAAACAATTGACACAGGTGGAAGCTGATTTCAATGCACTCACGCTCAGATTAGAATCCACTGAGAAACATAATGCTTCTTTGAAATATGAGGTTCGGGTGCTTGAGAAAGAGCTTGAGATCCGGAATGAAGAGAGAGAATTCAATCGTCGAATCGCTGATGCATCACACAAGCAGAATTTGGAGGGTGCAAAGAAAATTGCAAAGTTAGAATCAGAATGTCAGAGGTTGCGGCTTCTAGTCCGGAAGCGGTTACCAGGCCCTGCTGCTTtggcaaaaatgaaaaatgaagtgGAAATGCTAGGACGGGACTCTGTTGGCATGGGGAGGAGAAAGTTGAATGACTCCACAGTTGATAACTTTCCTGAGACTCCCAGCAAAAAGGTTAACATTTTGACCGAGCAGTTATATGCTATGGAAGAAGAAAACCAGACTCTCAAGGAAGCATTCAATAAGAAGATAAATGAACTCCAGTTCTCCAGAAACATGTATGCCCGTGTAGCTTCTAAATTATCGCAATCTGAGACACCGCTTGAAGAATCATTAAAGGGCCAGGCAACCATGGAGTCAATGAGGAGTAATCTTCTGTCACAAGAAGTCTCTGTAGCATCTATGTCTGATATTGGCAGCGATGATAAGGTTAGTTGTGCCGATTCATGGGCATCTGCCTTGATTACAGAACTGGAGCACTTCAGAGCTGAAAAACAAAAAGGGTCTCTGACGAACAAAACTGTAGGAGCTTCAGACATAAATCTGATGGATGACTTTGTTGAAATGGAAAAATTAGCAGTCGTTTCTGCTGATAAACAAAGTGCTGGTTCTCCTGTTTCTTCAGTCCAGGCATTTGCGCGCCCCTTGGAATCTGAGTATTCCTCCGAACTTGTGGGCAGCCAGATGGTCCCTATTTTGGACGGTGAGTCAGGCTTCAGTTTGTCAAACAGGGAGACCAGGTTTAACAATATTGTCAATGGCAAAGCTCCTCATTGGGTTGAGGATGTAGTGAAACTGGTGATGGAGCACAACCATGTTGCAGGAAGAAACCCCGAACAGATACTTAAAGACTTAAGAATAGCTTTGGCATGTACAGAAGATCCAAAGCCTGGTGAATTTGTTAATGCAAGGACAAATCGAAGCCATCTTGATGCATTGAATCCTTCCTCCGTTAAGAGCTGCACCTCATGGAAAGGTTCAGATAAATCTCTAGTAAACGATTCACCCAGAGGAGTAAGTGATGTGGACATCTCAAACCCACAGAAGAGTAATCCGCAGTTCCAGCCAGATCTGAGTAAGTCATTATGTAAACTAATTGAGCTTATTGAAGGAATCCACGTTCCATCTCCAGATTATAACCCAGAGAATGGGTCCAGGAAGGACGGAAATGTGTCGACATTTAAAAACTCGGAAAACGCAGGCTACATGGTTCGTGTTTTCCAGTGGAAAGCTTCTGAACTCGGTGATCTTTTACAACGGTTTGTTCATGCTTGCTATGATCTGTTGAATGGAAAGGCTGGTCTTGAAAAATTTGCCAAAGAATTAACTGCTGCATTGGACTGGATTTTAAACCACTGCTTTTCACTTCAAGATGTTTCAAGCATGAAGGATGCAATTAAGAAGGAATTTGATTGGGATGATACACGAAGTGAAACCGAAGGAGAAGTTGGAGCGGTTGGTCACTTGTCAAATGGCCATATTATACAAATAGAAGAGCTGCAGGCCAATCTggtaaaggaaaacagaaagttAAAGAATGAATTGGTGAATTTAGAATCTGCAAGGAGAGAGTTGGAAGGGAGACTTCAGTCGGCCAGTGATAAGAGCGAATACCTGATGAACCAGCTCAAGGAATCTGAAAAAGCTATTGCCAGCTTGAGAACAGAGTTACAATGTTTAAGAGAGTCAAAGGAAATCGTTGAAGATCATTTTAAAAATCACAAGATGATGAATGAAGATCTTGAAACGCAGCTTACTGAGGCCAGAGTTGAATTAAACGAAGCTCTCCAAAAGTTTTCATCCCTAGAAGTTCATCTGCAGAATAAACACAACTGCTGTGCAGAGTTGGAGGCTACATGCCTGGAACTGCAGCTTCAGCTTGATAG TGTGAAGAAAAGCCCAAATTCCAATCTTAATCAGGAGGAAAGGAAAACCCAAAAT GATTGGGAGGTAGCAGCTGCTTCAGAAAAGTTGGCCGAATGCCAAGAGACAATACTTAACCTCGGGAAGCAGTTGAAGGCAATGGCTTCACCAAGAGAAGCAGCCCTTTTCGACAAGGTCATCACTAATCCTTCTGATACAGACACCTCCACAGCCAAAGCTGCAAGCCAAACCCCACACAGGAACTCGAACCAACGATCCTCATTACTAGATAAAATGCTAGCAGAAGATGGTGCTTGCGTCAAGGACTTTACGTCTCCAATGACAAAAGAGGTTGGCAGTAATTCGACTTCCACGTTCGGTCCTAATATCCTTGTTCTAAATAGTAAATACCAGGATGACAATGCAGCTGTTGGTTCGTTAGCTATAGTGCCCAGCAAGAAACGGGGAGGTGGGAGCCTATGGAGAAAGCTAGTGTGGAGAAAGAAGAAAG TTTTGTTTGTTTCACACATGTATTTGGAAATAATAAGGATATGA